The following proteins are co-located in the Styela clava chromosome 15, kaStyClav1.hap1.2, whole genome shotgun sequence genome:
- the LOC120333636 gene encoding CWF19-like protein 2: protein MASFVSSRDLDAKRAEKRKARHTLLEEEKSKFLAKERALERHKESGNDKWMLPGIQERLDKDASKLGSHEKKHKKHKKKKKKKKVSSESEDSEDCWEENSASAVIPSSKPTENLLNFDEILSGDQMYTSKSMKEKRKQEKEEESLKNKEEELIGQHPKELNPYWKEGGEGLPPEKTGKLSKNTSNKISKDWLLKSLKRMNEQAEEQGRTVQSIAAERYGSWAEFQNLLREAEPQNKREKDRQKGSHNKSEKGAFMKPHDGDNGYDHRRSRDRHHRHDKERYHCRERDYRPKEKGDKNQRPSWKKPKPDSERNFSEDHQPSWKKKKTDSKHLSEKESSPLLKSESEDIILKDNNKHEHVKTKLSSPLSRNVDTVKSSDREQHIVKEKPPVAKVVILSEKEKNALAAKILKAELMGNDNLANKLKLKLEKARQAESDTKKSSDTSKKLPAANSGSSSDSSDDETVVLTRTGKDGQSWPVQHSDMAYNSVSNKKRKKKKVPTHRDGERERYFADDDRHSLKDLVRREKMEEAEDQDAMFSRLASKQFRGTDSDDFTLDDMYVSQASQQTTRTEEEAKQRQKAISDHKKLSKRLEKCRLCFGNPELPKHLLIAIGKNSYLCLPEHKPLSQGHCFIVPMHHCTTGTGLDEDVWEEIKHFMRTLQTVLKAQELDCVFMQTCMGLKKSRHFYIDCIPMPIEEGEMAPIYFKKAIQESESEWSHNKKLIDTRGKDARKCIPKGLPYFSVDFGLDGGFAHVVEDEALFPHFFGREVVGGMLDVEPRLWRHPPKDHFTEQTKRSIQFSEWWKPYDWTANVSSTS from the coding sequence ATGGCATCATTTGTTAGTTCTCGAGATCTTGATGCGAAACGAGCAGAAAAAAGAAAAGCAAGACACACATTGCTTGAAGaggaaaaaagtaaatttttagCAAAGGAAAGAGCTTTAGAGAGGCACAAAGAAAGTGGAAATGACAAATGGATGCTGCCTGGAATCCAGGAAAGATTGGATAAAGATGCTTCAAAATTAGGATCTCATGAAAAAAAGcacaaaaaacataaaaagaagaaaaaaaagaaaaaggttTCAAGCGAAAGCGAAGATTCAGAAGATTGTTGGGAAGAAAATTCTGCCTCGGCAGTTATACCTTCATCAAAACCAactgaaaatttattgaatttcgATGAAATTTTAAGTGGAGATCAGATGTATACTTCGAAATCAATGAAAGAGAAACGAAAACaggaaaaagaagaagaatctttgaaaaataaagaagaGGAATTGATAGGTCAGCATCCTAAAGAATTAAATCCATACTGGAAAGAGGGTGGAGAGGGCTTACCACCAGAAAAAACGGGAAAGTTGTCTAAGAATACGtccaataaaatatcaaaagatTGGTTACTAAAATCATTGAAACGTATGAATGAACAAGCAGAAGAACAGGGACGAACTGTGCAGTCAATAGCCGCAGAGCGATATGGCTCATGGGCTGAGTTTCAAAATCTTTTAAGAGAGGCTGAACCACAGAATAAGAGAGAAAAAGATCGTCAGAAAGGTTCGCATAACAAATCAGAAAAAGGTGCATTCATGAAACCACATGATGGCGATAATGGGTATGATCACCGACGATCAAGAGATCGCCATCATAGACATGACAAAGAAAGGTATCACTGTCGTGAACGTGATTACAGACCAAAAGAGAAAGGAGATAAAAACCAACGACCATCGTGGAAAAAACCTAAACCAGACTCCGAAAGGAATTTTTCTGAAGATCATCAGCCATcatggaaaaagaaaaaaactgaTTCAAAGCATTTGTCTGAAAAAGAATCTTCGCCATTGTTGAAGTCGGAGTCTGaagatattattttaaaagatAATAATAAGCATGAACACGTCAAAACTAAATTATCATCCCCACTGTCTAGAAACGTAGACACTGTGAAATCTTCAGATCGTGAACAACATATTGTAAAGGAAAAGCCCCCAGTTGCAAAAGTTGTAATTTTATCTGAAAAGGAGAAAAATGCACTTGCTGCAAAAATACTAAAAGCGGAACTGATGGGAAATGACAACTTAGCTAATAAGCTGAAATTAAAACTGGAAAAGGCGAGGCAAGCTGAAAGCGATACTAAAAAATCCTCCGATACCTCAAAGAAATTGCCTGCTGCTAATTCTGGAAGTTCGTCTGATAGCAGTGATGATGAAACTGTGGTTTTAACAAGGACTGGTAAAGATGGGCAATCATGGCCAGTTCAGCATTCAGACATGGCGTATAATtctgtttcaaataaaaagagAAAGAAGAAAAAGGTTCCTACTCACAGAGATGGGGAAAGGGAGCGCTACTTTGCCGATGATGATCGCCATAGTTTGAAGGATCTTGTACGTCGTGAAAAAATGGAAGAAGCGGAAGACCAAGATGCCATGTTTTCACGGCTCGCTTCGAAACAATTCAGGGGTACTGATTCTGATGACTTTACTCTTGATGACATGTACGTGTCACAGGCCTCGCAGCAAACTACGCGTACGGAGGAGGAAGCCAAACAAAGACAAAAAGCCATTTCTGATCATAAAAAACTGTCAAAGCGTCTTGAAAAATGTCGATTATGCTTTGGTAATCCAGAATTACCAAAACACTTGCTTATTGCAATAGGTAAAAATTCGTACCTATGTCTCCCAGAACACAAACCTCTATCCCAGGGACATTGTTTTATTGTACCAATGCACCATTGTACCACTGGTACAGGGTTAGACGAAGATGTTTGGGAGGAAATCAAACATTTCATGCGAACATTACAAACTGTACTCAAGGCACAAGAATTAGACTGTGTTTTTATGCAAACTTGCATGGGACTAAAAAAATCCAggcatttttatattgattgcATTCCAATGCCAATTGAGGAGGGTGAAATGGCAcccatatattttaaaaaagcaaTACAAGAATCCGAAAGTGAATGGTCACATAATAAAAAACTTATCGATACTCGAGGCAAGGATGCCAGAAAATGTATTCCTAAAGGACTTCCATACTTTAGCGTCGATTTTGGTTTGGATGGGGGTTTTGCTCATGTAGTGGAAGACGAGGCCTTGTTTCCACATTTTTTTGGCCGAGAGGTAGTAGGTGGAATGCTTGATGTTGAGCCAAGATTATGGCGTCATCCCCCAAAAGATCATTTTACTGAGCAGACAAAACGCTCTATACAGTTTTCTGAGTGGTGGAAACCTTACGACTGGACAGCTAATGTATCCAGCACCTCTTGA
- the LOC120333617 gene encoding monocarboxylate transporter 2-like isoform X2 has protein sequence MEPTTSTSNKASWATQAKCIIYGYCMFLTTFSLIKTTGVFFIHLQNDFGASAAQASFTISLPSAVVFMGGPAYGAVFNSAGIKPTFALAGILMFIGFGSCFFASNLFFTQIFMCIAGIGAGLSNVATLTLLGRAFYTSRPVALGALAMGGATAVAVGGPALQLCIDSYTWRGALLILGAYCLHGVVIGLALEPVYLEIVRKRETALILRVLKSPARERNYEIEDSCSNDCTSRSSTDEVFGEENIVFEEQQRTSTPFVSPRTRRHQRRKSSVYDRFAALGTNFASVFDVSLLKNPWFVCYCLSCGFSISSRILSGLYLVRYAQAFGINDQDAAMKLTVCEGISFAMTPVIGFLTSVKRKTSRREENKFLQWIRIIISSIRRSYLLGSFQILMAIVIAFSTIITHNEGFVAYAAMLGFCYGGVTSMTNVVLADMFGTKQLAGAFGYRSLASGIMFLGIPPSIGYFIDMTGTYKVAQYFTGTMTLLAGILTILSQAMILRNERLLDRNNNKNDDVVVT, from the exons ATGGAGCCTACTACATCTACAAG CAATAAAGCAAGTTGGGCAACTCAAGCCAAATGCATTATTTATGGATATTGTATGTTCCTGACAACATTTTCTCTAATCAAAACAACAGGCGTGTTTTTCATTCACCTTCAAAATGATTTCGGGGCTTCTGCTGCCCAGGCATCTTTCACTATCAGTTTACCCAGTGCGGTCGTTTTTATGGGAG GTCCTGCCTACGGAGCTGTTTTCAATTCTGCCGGCATTAAACCAACTTTTGCATTAGCTGGAATTTTGATGTTTATCGGGTTTGGAAGCTGCTTCTTTGCATCAAACTTATTTTTCACACAAATTTTCATGTGCATTGCAG gtaTTGGGGCAGGTTTGTCAAATGTGGCAACACTCACTTTGTTGGGGCGGGCATTCTATACAAGCCGCCCAGTAGCACTTGGCGCTCTTGCTATGGGCGGGGCAACAGCCGTAGCGGTGGGTGGACCAGCTTTACAGTTGTGCATAGACTCGTACACGTGGCGTGGGGCGTTATTGATTCTTGGCGCATATTGTCTTCACGGTGTTGTAATCGGATTAGCTTTGGAACCTGTTTATTTGGAGATTGTTAGAAAAAGAGAGACagcgctaattttgagagtccTCAAATCTCCCGCCAGAGAAAGGAACTACGAGATTGAAG ATTCTTGTTCAAACGACTGCACATCTAGATCAAGCACAGATGAAGTGTTTGGAGAggaaaatattgtatttgaagAGCAGCAACGAACTTCGACACCGTTTGTTAGTCCTCGTACACGACGACATCAGCGACGCAAGTCTTCAGTCTACGATCGATTTGCTGCTCTCGGAACAAATTTTGCATCAGTATTTGATGTCAGCTTACTAAAAAATCCTTGGTTTGTCTGCTATTGTCTTTCGTGCGGATTCAGTATAAGTTCAAGAATTTTATCCGGTCTTTATCTAGTGCGCTATGCACAAGCTTTTGGAATCAACGATCAAGATGCAGCGATGAAATTGACGGTATGTGAAGGAATTTCATTTGCAATGACTCCAGTGATTGGATTTTTGACAAGCGTGAAGAGAAAAACAA GTCGAAGGGAGGAAAACAAATTCTTGCAATGGATTCGTATAATAATTTCATCAATAAGACGATCGTATTTACTTggaagttttcaaattttaatggcaATTGTCATCGCATTTTCAACAATCATAACACACAATGAAGGATTTGTAGCATATGCAGCTATGTTAGGATTTTGCTATG GTGGAGTAACTTCTATGACCAACGTAGTATTAGCGGACATGTTCGGGACGAAGCAACTTGCCGGTGCGTTCGGTTACAGGTCACTGGCATCGGGAATCATGTTTCTTGGAATACCACCGTCGATCGGTTACTTTATAGATATGACTGGTACATATAAAGTGGCACAATATTTTACAGGTACAATGACATTATTAGCTGGCATTTTGACCATTTTAAGCCAAGCAATGATACTTCGGAATGAGAGGCTCCTTGAcagaaacaataataaaaatgatgacGTAGTTGTCACGTAG
- the LOC120333617 gene encoding monocarboxylate transporter 2-like isoform X1, whose translation MEPTTSTSNKASWATQAKCIIYGYCMFLTTFSLIKTTGVFFIHLQNDFGASAAQASFTISLPSAVVFMGGPAYGAVFNSAGIKPTFALAGILMFIGFGSCFFASNLFFTQIFMCIAGIGAGLSNVATLTLLGRAFYTSRPVALGALAMGGATAVAVGGPALQLCIDSYTWRGALLILGAYCLHGVVIGLALEPVYLEIVRKRETALILRVLKSPARERNYEIEEDSCSNDCTSRSSTDEVFGEENIVFEEQQRTSTPFVSPRTRRHQRRKSSVYDRFAALGTNFASVFDVSLLKNPWFVCYCLSCGFSISSRILSGLYLVRYAQAFGINDQDAAMKLTVCEGISFAMTPVIGFLTSVKRKTSRREENKFLQWIRIIISSIRRSYLLGSFQILMAIVIAFSTIITHNEGFVAYAAMLGFCYGGVTSMTNVVLADMFGTKQLAGAFGYRSLASGIMFLGIPPSIGYFIDMTGTYKVAQYFTGTMTLLAGILTILSQAMILRNERLLDRNNNKNDDVVVT comes from the exons ATGGAGCCTACTACATCTACAAG CAATAAAGCAAGTTGGGCAACTCAAGCCAAATGCATTATTTATGGATATTGTATGTTCCTGACAACATTTTCTCTAATCAAAACAACAGGCGTGTTTTTCATTCACCTTCAAAATGATTTCGGGGCTTCTGCTGCCCAGGCATCTTTCACTATCAGTTTACCCAGTGCGGTCGTTTTTATGGGAG GTCCTGCCTACGGAGCTGTTTTCAATTCTGCCGGCATTAAACCAACTTTTGCATTAGCTGGAATTTTGATGTTTATCGGGTTTGGAAGCTGCTTCTTTGCATCAAACTTATTTTTCACACAAATTTTCATGTGCATTGCAG gtaTTGGGGCAGGTTTGTCAAATGTGGCAACACTCACTTTGTTGGGGCGGGCATTCTATACAAGCCGCCCAGTAGCACTTGGCGCTCTTGCTATGGGCGGGGCAACAGCCGTAGCGGTGGGTGGACCAGCTTTACAGTTGTGCATAGACTCGTACACGTGGCGTGGGGCGTTATTGATTCTTGGCGCATATTGTCTTCACGGTGTTGTAATCGGATTAGCTTTGGAACCTGTTTATTTGGAGATTGTTAGAAAAAGAGAGACagcgctaattttgagagtccTCAAATCTCCCGCCAGAGAAAGGAACTACGAGATTGAAG AAGATTCTTGTTCAAACGACTGCACATCTAGATCAAGCACAGATGAAGTGTTTGGAGAggaaaatattgtatttgaagAGCAGCAACGAACTTCGACACCGTTTGTTAGTCCTCGTACACGACGACATCAGCGACGCAAGTCTTCAGTCTACGATCGATTTGCTGCTCTCGGAACAAATTTTGCATCAGTATTTGATGTCAGCTTACTAAAAAATCCTTGGTTTGTCTGCTATTGTCTTTCGTGCGGATTCAGTATAAGTTCAAGAATTTTATCCGGTCTTTATCTAGTGCGCTATGCACAAGCTTTTGGAATCAACGATCAAGATGCAGCGATGAAATTGACGGTATGTGAAGGAATTTCATTTGCAATGACTCCAGTGATTGGATTTTTGACAAGCGTGAAGAGAAAAACAA GTCGAAGGGAGGAAAACAAATTCTTGCAATGGATTCGTATAATAATTTCATCAATAAGACGATCGTATTTACTTggaagttttcaaattttaatggcaATTGTCATCGCATTTTCAACAATCATAACACACAATGAAGGATTTGTAGCATATGCAGCTATGTTAGGATTTTGCTATG GTGGAGTAACTTCTATGACCAACGTAGTATTAGCGGACATGTTCGGGACGAAGCAACTTGCCGGTGCGTTCGGTTACAGGTCACTGGCATCGGGAATCATGTTTCTTGGAATACCACCGTCGATCGGTTACTTTATAGATATGACTGGTACATATAAAGTGGCACAATATTTTACAGGTACAATGACATTATTAGCTGGCATTTTGACCATTTTAAGCCAAGCAATGATACTTCGGAATGAGAGGCTCCTTGAcagaaacaataataaaaatgatgacGTAGTTGTCACGTAG
- the LOC120333617 gene encoding monocarboxylate transporter 2-like isoform X3, giving the protein MGGPAYGAVFNSAGIKPTFALAGILMFIGFGSCFFASNLFFTQIFMCIAGIGAGLSNVATLTLLGRAFYTSRPVALGALAMGGATAVAVGGPALQLCIDSYTWRGALLILGAYCLHGVVIGLALEPVYLEIVRKRETALILRVLKSPARERNYEIEEDSCSNDCTSRSSTDEVFGEENIVFEEQQRTSTPFVSPRTRRHQRRKSSVYDRFAALGTNFASVFDVSLLKNPWFVCYCLSCGFSISSRILSGLYLVRYAQAFGINDQDAAMKLTVCEGISFAMTPVIGFLTSVKRKTSRREENKFLQWIRIIISSIRRSYLLGSFQILMAIVIAFSTIITHNEGFVAYAAMLGFCYGGVTSMTNVVLADMFGTKQLAGAFGYRSLASGIMFLGIPPSIGYFIDMTGTYKVAQYFTGTMTLLAGILTILSQAMILRNERLLDRNNNKNDDVVVT; this is encoded by the exons ATGGGAG GTCCTGCCTACGGAGCTGTTTTCAATTCTGCCGGCATTAAACCAACTTTTGCATTAGCTGGAATTTTGATGTTTATCGGGTTTGGAAGCTGCTTCTTTGCATCAAACTTATTTTTCACACAAATTTTCATGTGCATTGCAG gtaTTGGGGCAGGTTTGTCAAATGTGGCAACACTCACTTTGTTGGGGCGGGCATTCTATACAAGCCGCCCAGTAGCACTTGGCGCTCTTGCTATGGGCGGGGCAACAGCCGTAGCGGTGGGTGGACCAGCTTTACAGTTGTGCATAGACTCGTACACGTGGCGTGGGGCGTTATTGATTCTTGGCGCATATTGTCTTCACGGTGTTGTAATCGGATTAGCTTTGGAACCTGTTTATTTGGAGATTGTTAGAAAAAGAGAGACagcgctaattttgagagtccTCAAATCTCCCGCCAGAGAAAGGAACTACGAGATTGAAG AAGATTCTTGTTCAAACGACTGCACATCTAGATCAAGCACAGATGAAGTGTTTGGAGAggaaaatattgtatttgaagAGCAGCAACGAACTTCGACACCGTTTGTTAGTCCTCGTACACGACGACATCAGCGACGCAAGTCTTCAGTCTACGATCGATTTGCTGCTCTCGGAACAAATTTTGCATCAGTATTTGATGTCAGCTTACTAAAAAATCCTTGGTTTGTCTGCTATTGTCTTTCGTGCGGATTCAGTATAAGTTCAAGAATTTTATCCGGTCTTTATCTAGTGCGCTATGCACAAGCTTTTGGAATCAACGATCAAGATGCAGCGATGAAATTGACGGTATGTGAAGGAATTTCATTTGCAATGACTCCAGTGATTGGATTTTTGACAAGCGTGAAGAGAAAAACAA GTCGAAGGGAGGAAAACAAATTCTTGCAATGGATTCGTATAATAATTTCATCAATAAGACGATCGTATTTACTTggaagttttcaaattttaatggcaATTGTCATCGCATTTTCAACAATCATAACACACAATGAAGGATTTGTAGCATATGCAGCTATGTTAGGATTTTGCTATG GTGGAGTAACTTCTATGACCAACGTAGTATTAGCGGACATGTTCGGGACGAAGCAACTTGCCGGTGCGTTCGGTTACAGGTCACTGGCATCGGGAATCATGTTTCTTGGAATACCACCGTCGATCGGTTACTTTATAGATATGACTGGTACATATAAAGTGGCACAATATTTTACAGGTACAATGACATTATTAGCTGGCATTTTGACCATTTTAAGCCAAGCAATGATACTTCGGAATGAGAGGCTCCTTGAcagaaacaataataaaaatgatgacGTAGTTGTCACGTAG
- the LOC120333637 gene encoding uncharacterized protein LOC120333637: MPGYSTEIMRLILIGTFLLFFGVNLILGGDISSKRSIFDHLTEQYSLKDGRHIFVFDGVIPEEYIMALNIFMSTNDNWRYVLPDIHSGRNATLYDSGNGIPWKSWKDPAVLAKTNVGLQLKNLIQAIDAETHDGRQLSFRMNEIYAGLIRRGDRTKLHQEATAEENSYSIAIYMNVVWRKNAYGELFFYDEDGEIFAPIRHKFGRIVVWDSSITYVFRPPSISQLATQGIIVSTFSADERKNIQKLTYFQKFLTELHNPPYLNNWIGHTSKASSLDFNKHMTLYRENRNGHFVAVFDGLFDESSLSLLRSWVIKYGTYFFDGSIDVDSDNVQWIAGINVDDFVHTQFWPVIKRMSQFVTKNDTDWYPYDVACNLIRTHDHTRFHLDTSHSKEKEMTFLLYLSPNWTAADYGETAFMETNDNAPDNEYVAEVVPMYGRAVIFNGHFPHSARPPSVMHYDARYTFAVKLSYTKLLAVRKTFDEEFKHEGSLVSSFSSIMELTTNPRKIIAQHKIEAVAEHLSSRHLQKILGEQNVEEEKSDDDEMNDRNEIHLGSNEDESEFERMRSSLPSSERKLLQKMEKYHNVASTNKKSGNDPQLEELKPFDEERRKKSWKKWNKISGNAPDKVNDYLELYLKQRTWLKNHIGNKVVAIL; this comes from the exons ATGCCAGGGTATTCCACAGAAATAATGAGGCTGATTCTCATTGGGACTTTTCTTCTGTTTTTTGGAGTAAATTTGATACTTGGAGGTGATATCTCTAGCAAGAGGTCAATTTTTGATCATCTCACTGAGCAGTATTCGTTAAAAGATGGTCGCCACATTTTTGTGTTTGATGGAGTAATTCCAGAGGAATATATTATGGCTCTGAATATCTTCATGTCTACCAATGACAATTGGAG AtatgtgttaccagatattcatTCAGGAAGGAACGCAACACTTTACGATTCTGGGAATGGTATTCCTTGGAAATCATGGAAAGATCCTGCGGTATTGGCAAAAACAAATGTAGGGTTACAactgaaaaatttgattcaagCGATTGATGCCGAGACCCATGATGGACGACAATTGAGTTTTAGAATGAATGAGATTTATGCAGGATTGATCAGACGGGGTGATCGAACAAAATTGCATCAAGAAGCAACAGCGGAAGAAAACTCGTATTCGATTGCTATCTATATGAATGTTGTTTGGAGAAAAAATGCATATGGAGAGTTGTTTTTTTATGATGAAGATGGGGAAATTTTTGCACCGAttcgacacaaatttggtcgaaTTGTAGTGTGGGATAGCTCAATCACATATGTGTTTCGTCCACCAAGTATATCTCAGCTGGCAACCCAAGGAATTATCGTTTCTACTTTCAGTGCAGATGAGAGAAAGAATATTCAAAAGttaacatattttcaaaaatttttgacgGAACTTCACAATCCTCCATACTTGAACAATTGGATTGGCCATACTTCAAAAGCTTCAAGCTTAGATTTTAATAAGCATATGACACTATATCGAGAAAATAGAAATGGCCATTTTGTTGCGGTATTCGATGGTTTGTTCGATGAATCAAGTCTGAGTTTATTGCGTTCATGGGTCATAAAGTATGGAACGTATTTCTTTGATGGATCAATTGATGTTGACAGTGACAATGTGCAATGGATAGCAGGTATTAATGTTGATGATTTTGTCCATACTCAATTTTGGCCAGTCATAAAAAGAATGTCACAGTTCGTGACAAAAAATGACACCGACTGGTATCCTTATGATGTTGCATGTAATCTGATAAGAACACATGATCACACTCGATTTCATCTTGATACATCCCATTCGAAGGAAAAAGAAATGACATTTTTGTTATACCTAAGTCCAAATTGGACAGCTGCTGATTACGGTGAAACAGCATTCATGGAAACGAATGATAATGCACCAGACAACGAATATGTTGCAGAAGTCGTACCAATGTATGGTCGCGCGGTTATTTTCAATGGTCATTTCCCTCACTCTGCAAGACCTCCATCTGTGATGCATTATGATGCAAGATACACATTTGCTGTTAAATTGTCTTATACGAAGCTGTTGGCCGTTAGAAAAACATTTGATGAAGAATTTAAGCACGAAGGTTCCTTAGTGAGCAGCTTTTCTTCTATAATGGAATTAACAACAAATCCAAGAAAAATTATTGCGCAACACAAGATTGAAGCAGTGGCGGAACATCTAAGCTCCCGACATCTACAAAAAATTTTAGGCGAGCAGAATGTAGAAGAGGAAAAGTCTGACGATGACGAAATGAATGATCGAAACGAGATCCATTTGGGATCGAATGAAGACGAGAGTGAATTTGAAAGAATGCGTTCATCCCTACCTTCAAGCGAGCGGAAATTACTACAAAAAATGGAGAAATATCACAACGTAGCGAGTACCAATAAGAAAAGTGGAAATGATCCTCAATTGGAAGAACTGAAACCTTTTGATGAAGAACGTAGAAAGAAAAGTTGGAAAAAGTGGAATAAAATTTCTGGTAATGCTCCAGACAAAGTGAATGATTATCTTGAACTCTATCTGAAACAAAGAACGTGGCTGAAAAACCACATTGGAAATAAAGTAGTTGCTATTTTGTAA